TCGGTGTCGACACCGACGACGTGGACTGCGTGCTCGTTGCCTCGCTGAGCAAGCGCGACCAGCGCCAGCACCTGGCGCATGCCGTCGCCGACCGGCTCGAGGGCACCCCGCGCGCCGCACTTGACGTGGATGCCACCTCCGGGGGGTTTTGCTCGGCACTGGAACTGGGGCGCTGCCTGGTATCGGCGAGCACCTACGACCGTGTCCTTGTCGTCGGCGCCGAGCGCGCGCACGACACGGGCACCGCCGAGGCGGCCGGCACCACGGGACTCCACAGCGCCGCCGGCGGGGGAGCCGTCCTCCTGGAGGCCGGCGACGAGCCCGGTATCTGCACTCCCGCCTGGGGTGAGGGCGCGACGCCGGCTCAGGTGGCAAGGGCGGCGGTGAAGCGTGCGGGGCTGCGCACGCAGGACATCCGCGCGCTCGTCTCGCACCGTCATCCTGACGGACGCGTACGCCGGGAGGCGGCAACCCTCCTGTCGCTGGCGCGCGATGTGACGGTGGCCCATGACGCCTGCCTGTCGGGCAGCGCCTCGATCGCATCGATCCCCATGGCCATCGCGACGCTGCTGGCCGAGTTTCCCGCGCTGTCGGGCGAGTTGGCCCTCCTGGTCGGCTTCGGCGCCGAACTCAGCCTCGCGGCCCAGGTGGTCCGCCTCCCCTGACAGAACCTGCGAACCGTGAACCCTATGAAGAGGAGCGACCGCATGGATGTGATCGACGAGCAAGAGGTGTACACGCTGCACCACGACGCCCTGATCGCGCCCCCACTGCTGCTGCCTGGTGAGGAGGACGAAAGCAACGACGAACCCCAGCTCGTGCGAGGAATGGACTGACAGCACAGCACAGCACAGCACAGCACAGTACGGAGCGGCGCTCGCCGGGCGGGCCCGGGCAGCCGGCCAACGGCCGCCCGGGCCCGCAAAGGCGGGCCGAGGCCCGACAGACGCACCGCGCCGCGCCGCTCATCCACGCCGCTGGGCGCGGCCCGCCCCGGTCGCCGCGCGTCCGCCGGCCGCTGAACAGCCCGGCACCGCCCCGCACTTCGGCCCGATCGCGGCGGGCGCCCGCCCGGCCACGGGTCACCGCACGTCGCCGGGCGGGGGCGGGTTCTTCGCTCCGCGCCGCCACGGGAGATTGTTAATGACCGGGGCTTGATTCCTCCAGGCCACCCATGGGAAATGCACGAGCATCCATGTGGAAACACCGTTCCTCATCGCAATCCACGACTGCTAACTTCGGGACAGTCGGCGCCGGGCAGTCGGCTCGGTATTTGCTTGAAAGGACGGTCTGTGTCACCTCAAGCCGTGAAAATAGATGCTCGCGCCTGGGAAGAAGTAGCGGATTCCATCGAATTCGTTCCTGCCGCGTACTCAAGCAAGACCCGGCCGGAGTCAGCGGCGCAGGAAATGCTGAGGTGCGGTCCGGGTGATATCGAGACGCTGGTCGCCGCAGGTCTGCCGTTCGATGTGCAGTCGGGCGTGCGGCACTTCGACGTGAACGATCTGTACAACCTCGGAATGTATTCCGGTAGGTCAAACACGCAGCCTGAGCTCGCCTTTCGGATGCTGTTCCGCTTCGCGGGCCGCCCGGTCGAGGACCTGCTGCACCCCAAGTCATGGGACTTCCAGGTCCGGTTGGACTGCGCCGAGTGCGGCGGAGCAGCGCCCTGGCACTTCGAGGCACCCGATGCCGTCCGGTTCGGAGGGGCCGTCACCGATGTGGTGGCGCCGACGCGAGTGAGCGAGGGAACAGCCGAGTACACGGCCACCGTCACCACGACGGGCGTGCGCACCCCCCTGGTCTCCACCGAACTGAGGCGCCTCACCCGCGACTACCTCGAGGCCGGATACCGCTGGCAGATGATCCCGGTCGCCATGCAGGCCGACTACCAGCTGGTGCACAGGCTGGGATCGACCAGCTGCATCGCGGCGAGCCTGCTGCTGGCCGAGCGCTTTCGTGCGGCCGGCCACCGGGCCGAGGCGAAACGCGGCTGGTTCTGCGGTGTCCTCGGCGGCGCGCTCGACCTCCCGCACGCCAGCGTGGAGGTCGAGGACGACGACGGTGTGCTCAAGACGGTGGACATCGCCAAGGCGCAACTCGCCGCCCGCCTGTCGTCGGACACCAAGGCCTTCCAGGAGCTGTGCCTCGGCTCGATCTACAACAAGGTGATCCCGTCCACCGCGTCCGGAAACGCGCCCTTTGCAACCCACGAATGCGGATCGCGGATGCCGGTGCACGTGCGCGCGGACATCCGCTCGCTGCGCTGACATCAATTTCCCGCGCCATTCAGTTTGGGAGGACGAGTGTAATGGCGGTACGTGAGATAGAACCGGTCGTACTGGACCTGGATCGTTTGGAGAATCTCGCCGAAACCGGCTACTACAACCCGTACACGATGTTCGACTGGCCTGAATCCATCGAGCCGGATCTGCCGTGGATGTCCGAGGGGCTGACCACGCTCGCCGGTACCCCGATGTGGGACGAACTCACCAGGGAACAGCAGATCGCCCTCACCCGGTACGAGGCGATCAATTTCTTCAGCCTCAATATTCACGGTATCCGTGAACTGATGAGTGAAGTCGTGATGCGTATCCACGAGCGAACGTACGCGGACGTCTCGGAGTTCTTGCACCACTTCATCGGTGAAGAGAACGAGCACATGTGGTTCTTCGCGCAGTTCTGCCTGCGCTACGGCGGAAAGCTCTACCCGGCCCAGCCGACGCTGAAGGCCGACTCGGTGGAGCACCTCTCATCGGTGGCCCGTGAGCTGATCGTGTTCGCGCGGATCCTGATATTCGAGGAGCTCGTCGACTACTTCAACGCGAGCATGGCCACGGATCAGTCGCTGCCGCACATCGCCCGCGAGATCAACCGGGTGCATCACCAGGACGAGAGCCGGCACGTCGCGTTCGGCCGGATGATCTTCACCCATCTCCTCGGCCAGGTGGCCAAGCGGGACCCGGACGAGGTGCCGTTGGTCGCCGAGTACCTCGAGAACTACCTGCAGTACAGCATCGGCACCCTCTACAACCCGGCCGCCTACCGCGACGCGGGCATCCCGGACGCGCTGGCCCTGCGGCGCAAGGCCCTGGAGCACCCCGCCCGGGTGGAGGCACACGACCAGGTACTCAAGCGCACCAGGAAGTTCCTCACCAAGGCCGGCGTGGGACGGGAAGTGATCGCGTGATGTCGGAACCGATGCAGGCCATCCGCGCATTCATCCAGGGCCGCAACTCCAAGATCGGGCCGCTCACCGAAGACCTGGACCTGATCGACAGCCGCGCCATCGACTCGCTCGCGTTCGTCGAGTTCATCTTCCTGCTCGAAGAGCTGACCGGTGAACCGATCGACCCGGAGGACCTGAACCTCGACGACTTCCGCACCCTCAAGGCACTCGAAACCCGATTCTTCATGAAGGAAGCGGCATGCTGACGACAACAACCGACAACGGCCTGGGAGTTCTCGACGGCAGCCAGCTCAGGTTGCTGCGGGCCATCGACGCGGTGTTCCTGCGCCTGGCCGCAGACTGGCAGGCTCCCGAGTTCCGGTTCCCGTTCCTGATGCGGTGCCAGGACCTCGACACCTTCGACTACTACGACAACTTCCCGCATCTGGGTCTCGCCGCGACCCGGCTCGATCCCGGGCTCCTGGCCGGCGAGCTGGCCACCACCTCGCGACCGGTCGAGCGGATGCCGGCCGAGGTGATGGAGTCGACCGCCTTCGCCCTTCCCTCGGCTTCCTGCTACTCCATCTACGTAGACCTGGCCGGGTCCGTACTGCCCGCCGACGGCGTACTGCGCACCACGGTCGGCACGTGCTTTCGCAACGAGGACCACTACGAGGGCCTGCAGCGCCTGCTCGGCTTCTCCATGCGCGAGATCGTCTGTGTCGGACCGGAGGAGGCGGCCAAGAGCCATCTGATCCGTGCGAAGGAAGCCGTGGTGGCCCTGTGCAGCGAGCTCGGGCTCGACCTTCGCATCGAGGTCGCCACCGACCCGTTCTTCGACAAGAACAGCGGCAAGGCCAAGATGCAGCGGCTCTTCCCGGTGAAGGAGGAGTTCGTCGTGGGCGGCCTGGCGATCGGCTCCGTCAACTACCACCGGAACTTCTTCGGTGACCGGTGCGGCATCAGGGCCGGCGACGACACCGCGCACACGAGCTGCCTGGCCTTCGGCCTGGAGCGCTGGGTGCACGCCCTGACGGACCGGTTCGGCGGCGCGGACGCCGCGGCGTCCGTGGTCGAGAGCCTGAATTGATGCGTGCCACCGCGGCCGGGGTGCTCGGCCTGGAGGTGAGCCTGCTGCAGTCGGGCATGGGCGGCGTCGCAGGCACGGAACTGGCCTGCGCGGTGTCCAACGCCGGGGCGGCCGGCTGCGTGGGCGGCTACAAACTGGCCGGCGGCGCGCTGTCGGCCATGCTCGACCGGTTGGTCACGGGCACCGACCGGCCGGTCGGCGTGAACCTGATCCCGGAGGTGGTCGGGCCGGCCGAGCTCGACCGGCAGGTGGCGCAGGTGCTCGAGGAGACACCGCAGCGCGTACACCTGTCCTTCTTCGGAATGCCCGACGACGCGGTCCTGGACCGGGTCGCCGCGGCGGGGCGGCAGACGGTGGTCCAGATCGGGACCGCCGACGACGGAATGCACGCGGCCGCCCGGGGCGCGGTGGTGGTGGTCCAGGGAACCGAGGCGGGCGGTCACCTCCTTGGCACGTCGCGACGCGACGACCTGGTGGGCACGCTGCGCGCACTGGTGCCCGACGCCTGCCTGGTCGCCTCGGGCGGGATCGGCTCGCCCGAGGAGGCCGAACGGGCCCTGGCCGCCGGCGCCGACGGGGTGCTGCTCGGCACCGCCTTCGTCGTCGCCCACGAATCGCGGGCCCACGCCCGGTTCAAGTCGGCGGTGACCGGTGCCGACGAGGCCGACACCGTGATCACCGATGTGTACGAGATCGGATGGCCGGGCCGACGGCACCGCGTGCTCGCCACGAGCGTCACCGCCGATCCGGAGCAGCCCACGAAGTTCATCGGCAAAACGGTGGTCGAGGGCAAGCCGTACCTGGTGCCGCGCTTCAGCTCGGCGGTGCCCACAGAGGCGACCAGCGGTCGTATCGAAGAGATGGCGCTGTACTGCGGCCAATCCTGCGGCGCGATCTCCGGCGAAGTCCCGGCGGCCGGTGTCGTCGCCACATTCGCACAGGTCCTTTCGGGGGCCGCATTCGTCAAGACCAAAGAGAGGGCGGAAAGTCATGTCGGCTGACGCAGCGCAGGGCGACTACTACCACGACCTGAGTTACCGCGAGGACACAGCACCGATACCCACCAGGGAGGGCGTGGAACTCTACTGCGAGTCCACAGGTGAGGGCATTGCCATCACGACGCTCAACAACTTCTTCTTCACCGCTCCGTTCTGGCGGGACTACACCGACGAACTCGCCAAGCACCACCGCGTGGTGAGCTACGACCTCTGCAACCACGGCCACTCCACACGGATGCCGGAGGAACCGACCTGGGAGGAGCACGCGGCCGACCTGGTCGGGCTGCTCGACGCGCTGGAGATCGACTCGACGTATCTGCTCGCCTCGTCGGCCTCCACCCAGCTCGCCCGTGACGTGGCCCTGGCCTACCCGGACCGGGTCCGGGGCCTCGTGCTCGCCGGACCCGTCATCGGCCCGCAGATGCGGCGCCACCGGATGCTCCAGCGGGCCTGGCTGCGGACGCTGAACAGCCACGACATCCCCGTGCTGTTCGCCCACATGTACCCCGAGTTCGTCAGCACGGAGATGATCGAGGAGTACGGCGTTCCGGGCTTCCTCGGCCTGCGGGAGAGTTTCCTGGCCATGTCGACGCCCGAGGAGCTCAACAACGGCCTGACGCTCGCTCAGCAGGGCGACGCCAGTTCCGAGTTGCTGACCCGCATTCAGGCGCCCACGCTGATCGCCCTCGGCGACGACGACATCCTGCTGGGCCCGACGGCGGGCCACGAGCTGGCCGCCATGTTCCCCAACGGCCGCTGCGCGATCATGCCGAAGGCCGGCCATGTGCCCTTCCTCGACGACCCGGTGGGCTTCCAGGAGCTCGTCCGGAAGTTCATCGGCGAAGCGGAAGCGCATGTCTGATACGGCGGTGGAGGTACGGCAGCGGATTCGCGAGCTGCTGGTCGACGTGTTCGGCGGCCCCTCCTTCGTCAGCGGAGTGCACGACGCCGTGTCGCTCCGCGAGGCGGGGGTCCCCTCCACCGCGCTGGTCGCCCTGCTGGTCGCGATGGAGGACGCGTTCGGTTTTGAATGGGACGACGACGTCCGGCCGGAAGCGTTGCGTTCGATCGACTCGCTGGCAGGCCACGTCGTGGCGCTGCGCAACTGAGGGCCACACGGTGACCGTTGAGCCGGCCGTGCCCCGGGGCGTGGCACCGGAGATGTCAATGGAGACGTCTCCGGTGCCGGCGCCCCACGGACCGGCCGAGCAGTTCGTGGCCGGACGTCGTGCGGCCGCCGCGGCACTGGCCGCAGCCGGATCGCTCCAGCGGACGGTGCCACGGGCCCGAGACGGCAGACCACTCTTCCCCCGGGGGTTCGCCGGTTCGATCTCCCACACCGACCGGCTCGCGATCGCCGCGGTGGTCCCCGGTGCCGAGGCCGTCGGCGTCGACATCGAGTCCGCGGTCATCACCCCGCGCATGGCCGCGTTCCTCCTGCGGGAACAGGAGCGGCGTCTGCTGCTCGCCCCGATCGGGCCCTACACCGCGCGCGACCTGTTCGCCGCCAAGGAGGCCGCCTTCAAGGCGATGAACGGCATCGACACGCTGGAGGAGTTCCTGTTCTGGCAGATCGACCTCAAGCAGTCCGACGGCGCGTTGATCGCGACGTACCGCGGCGAATCGGTGCCCCTGTGGACGCGCGCGGAGGCGGATCTCTCGTTCGCCGTGGCGATACGGCGCTGAAGCCCATGGATCTGCCCACTCGCCCTCATACGCGCGTGATCCTCCTACGAGCGTGATCCTCCGCTCGGTTCCATGCCGTTGTCCTCATCTGGAGACCTTCATGACCAGCACACCTCTGCCCGAGGGGGGCGCACGCTTTCAGCGCACGCTGACCACTCCGAAGATCGTGTTCATCATCATCGCCGCGGCCGCCCCCCTGGCCGCGATGGTGTTCACCGTCCCGCTCGCCTTCGCCATCGGCACCGGCCCCGGTGTGCCGGCCATGTTCCTCTTCGCGGGCCTGACCCTGCTGTGCTTCTCCGCCGGATATGCCGCCATCGCACGGCGGATCAGCCACATGGGCGGCTTCTACACCCATATCGCGCACGGCCTCGGCCGCCGGGCGGCGGCCGGGTCGGGACTGCTCGCGGTCCTCGCCTACAACGCCGCCACGGTCGGGGTGCTCGGCGCCTTCGCCTACTTCACCCAGAGCGTGGCCGCGGCGCACGGCCTCGACCTGCCCTGGCAGCTGTGGGCGGGACTCGGCTTGCTCCTGGTCGCCATGCTCGGCCACCGCGAGGCCAACCTCAGCGCCCGGCTGCTGTCCATCTGCATGGTGTGCGAGATCGCCATCCTGGTCGCACTGGACATCGCCGTCCTGGTCCGTCACGGCGGCGCGGCTCTGCCTTCCGCCTCCTTCGTCCCGCACGAGGTGTTCGCCCCCGGGCTCGGGGTCTCCGTGATGTTCGGCTTCGCTTCGTTCCTCGGCTTCGAATCGGCCGCCCTGTACGGCGAGGAGGCCAAGGCGCCGCACCGCAGCGTGCCCCGCGCCACCGTCATCGCCGTGCTGACGGTCGCCTCGTTCTACGCCCTGACCAGCTGGGTCGCAGTCGGCGCTCTGGGACCCGAGCGGGTGGCCGCCCAGGCCCAGGGACACCTCGGCGACCTGTTCTTCCTGCTCAGCGACAGCTACCTGGGCCATCCGGCCACCGTCACCATGCAGGTCCTGCTGTGCACCAGCCTGTTCGCCGCCTGGCTGGCGCTGCACAACGCCGCCAACCGGTACATGTACGCCCTCAGCCGCGACGGGCTGCTGCCCTCCGCCCTCCACTCCACGCACGCGGGGCACGGCTCCGTGCACCGGGCCAGTCTGGTCCAGTCCCTCATCAGTGCCGTGGTGGTCGCCTTGTTCGCGCTCGCGGGTCTCGACCCGTACGTGAACATGTCGACCAGCATGCTGGGCCTTGGCACCCTCGGCATCATCCTGCTGCAGGCCGTGGCCTCGGTGGCCGTGATCGGCTACTTCCGCAATCGGCGTGAGGGACGCTGGGCGACGGTCATCGCGCCCGCCCTGGGGGCCCTGGGGCTGATCACCGCAGCGGTTCTGGTGGTGTCGAACTTCGACGTGCTGACCGGCACCACCGAACCCGCCGTCACCGCCCTGCCGTGGCTCCTGCTGGTGGCCGGCGGCCTCGGCGTCGCCCATGCCTCCTGGCTGCGCCGGGCCCACCCGGACCGGTACGCACGCCTGGGCGGCGCAGCCGAGCCGGCGGCGCCCCCCACCGCCGTCCCGGCCCCCACCGCCCCGGCCCCCACCGCCCCGGCCCCCACCGCCCCGGCCGGGGACCCTTCCGGCAGCCTCTCCCAAGCCGCGCCGTGACTCCCACCGGATCGGGGAGCCGCGCAGTGAAAGGACCAGCTCCAATGCCTCGTGAAACCGAGACGCATGCAGACATCCCCTTCGGTCCCGAAGACACGCCGTGGCAAAAGACCTTCAGCGGCCTGCGGGTCGTCGGCGGCCGCCCCTACGGCACGCCCCCGTCCTCCGACCCCCGTACGGCCTACATCGGCGTTCCCGAAGTGCCGCACCACAAGGTGCAGTTGCCGCCCACCGGACTGGACCCGGAGCAGTACACCGAAGCCGAGGAGCTGTTCCGCCGCCACATAGACACCCAGACGCGCAACTTCGCCGGCTACCAGGTCACCAGCGCCCTCGACTACGAAGCACGCCTGGGGCACTACCTCAACCGGCACCTGAACAACGTCGGAGACCCCTACCAGTCCAGCTCGTACACGCTCAACTCCAAGGTCCTGGAGCGGGCCGTACTCGACTACTTCGCCTCACTGTGGCACGCGAAGTGGCCGCACGATCCACAGGACCCCGAGTCGTACTGGGGCTACGTCCTGACCATGGGCTCCAGCGAAGGGAACCTGTACGGCCTGTGGAACGCACGGGACTACCTGTCGGGCAAGCCCCTGCGCACGCACCCCGGCCGGCCCGACCGGGCGGCCTTCGAGCAGGCACGGCGCGGCGAAGGCCCGCATGCCTACCATCCGGTGGCGTTCTTCTCCGAAGACACCCACTACTCGCTGACCAAAGCCGTACGCGCGCTGGACATCGACACCTTCCACGCCCTGGGCTCCACGCGCTACCCCGACGAGAACCCCCTCGCACCAGGAACCCCCTGGCCGCGGGAGGTGCCCTCCACCGAGCACGGCGCCATCGACATCGAGCAGCTCGCCCTCCTGGTGCGGTTCTTCGCCAGCCGTGGCTACCCGATCCTGGTCAGCCTCAACTACGGGTCCACCTTCAAGGGCGCGTACGACGACGTCGAGACGGTGGCCGACACGGTGCGCGCCATCTGCGCCGAATACGGGCTGGACAACCGCAGCGTCCCCCGCGACCGCGACCGCGGCACGGACAGCGACGGTGACCAGCGGTCGGGGTTCTGGCTGCACGTCGACGGGGCACTGGGGGCCGGCTACGCGCCCTACCTGGAGATGGCCCGGGACGCCGGCATGGTGGAGCAGGCACCGCCGGCTTTCGACTTCAGGATCCCCGACGTGCACTCACTGACCATGAGCGGCCACAAATGGATGGGGACACCGTGGGCGTGCGGAGTGTTCATGACCCGCACCGGACTGCAGATGGCCCCGCCGAGGTCATCGGAGTACATCGGCGCGGCCGACACCACCTTCGCGGGCTCCCGCAACGGCTTCTCCTCGCTGCTGATGTGGGACTATCTGGCCCGTCACTCCTACGACGACCAGGCCCGGCTGGCGGCCGAGTGCGACGGCCTCGCCGCCTACACGCATGAGCAACTACTGCTGCTGCAACAGCAGTTGGGCCACGACCTATGGGTGGCCCGCAGCCCGCAGTCGCTGACGGTGCGGTTTCGCCAGCCGCACGCGGACATCGTCCGCCGCTACTCCCTTTCCAGCGAAACCGTGCACGTCCAGGGCGCCGCACGCGCCTACGTCCACCTGTACGCGATGCGCCACCTCACCAGGCAACGCGTCGACGAGCTCATCGGCGAGCTGCGCCAGCCGGGCGCCTTCCCCCTGGCCCCGCCCGCGGACAGCACCGCCGGCCAACGACTGCCGCAATGACCTCGAGACGGGGACGGGCCTGAGCGCCCGGCCCCGGAGCGTGTCTTGAGCCCACACCGAGGAGGAACATGTCCGCTCAACAGCACGACTTCCGGCTCACCGCCGACGAGGTGGCGCAGTTCCACCGCAACGGATACGCGGGCCCCTTCACCCTCTACGCACCCGAGGAGATCGAGCGGGAGTGGGCCCAAACCCGCCAGGACCTCACCGACCGCAGCGGCGCGGTGTACCGGGAGGAATCCGATGGCCCGGGGACGGCGAACCTGTCCAACTACGACCGGCACCTCGACAACGCCTTCCTCGCCGACCACATCACCCAGCCGCACATCGTGGACCGGGTCGCCTCCGTGCTCGGCCCGGACGTGCTGTGCTGGCGCTCGGACTTCTTCCCCAAGTACCCGGGGAACGAGGGCACGGACTGGCACCAGGCCGCCACCTTCGCCAACGCCTGCGGCCGGCCCCAGGTCCAGTGGCCGCAGGGATCCGAGCCGGGCGGCTCGCTCACCGTGTGGTGCGCGTTCAGCGACGCCACCGCCGACATGGGCGGCCTGCAGTTCATCCCCGGCACGCACCGCACCATGTACTACGACGAGACCAAGCCGATGCGCTACGACCCCGACCGGAACATCTCCGTGCTCAAGCACGGGGTCCGGCGCGGCTTCTTCGGCTACGACTACCGCGAACTCCAGATCGACCCGGCCTGGCAGCCGGACGAGTCCAGGGCCGTGTCCGTGGACATGCGGGCCGGGCAGTTCGTCATCTTCTCGTCGCGTCTCCTGCACGCCTCCCACCCGCACAGCGGCCGGACCAGGCGGATGCGCATGGGCTTCTCGGCGCGCTATGTCCCCACGTCCGTACGGGTCTACCCCGGCGCCTCGGAGGTCGAGGAGTACGGCGGACGGGCGAGCCTCGAACGGTATGGGACGGTCCTGGTCAGCGGCGAGGACCGCTTCGGCCACAACCGCATCGCCGCGAGCACCACCACCGGCCGTGCCTTCCGCCGCCGTGGCGTGCCCGTCAGCTGAGGCCGTCAGGGCAGGACCACGACCTGGGCGGCGTGGGTCAGGCCCGCGCCGAATCCGACGAGCAGGGCCAGGCCGCCGCTGGGGACGGCCCCCTGGGACATCAGCTGGTCGAGGGCCAGCGGGATCGACGCGGCCGAGGTGTTCCCGGCGGTGACGACATCCTTGGCGACGACCGTGTGCGGGGCGAGGCCCAACGACGTGGCGGCGGCGTCGATGATGCGGCCATTGGCCTGGTGGGGGACGAACGCGTCGAGGTCGGCGACCTCCACACCCGCTTCATCGAGGGCCTGCCGGGAGATTTCCGGCACGGTCCGGGTCGCCCAGCGGAACACCTCGGGACCGGCCATCCGCAGATACGGCCACGGGGCCCGCGCGCTGCGGACATCCAGCCAGCTGCGGTCGTGGGCGATCATGTGGTGCCGCTCGCCGTCCGCCCCCCCAGACCACCGGGCCGAAGCCGGGGGAGCCGGACGGGCCCACCACGACCGCGCCCGCGCCGTCCCCGAAGAGGAACGCGGTGCCGCGGTCCCTCGGATCGACGATGTCGCTCATCTTCTCGGAGCCGACCACCACGACGTGGCGCGCATCGCCGGAGCGCACCAGCGCATCGGCCAGCCCCAGAGCGTAGGAGAAGCCCGAGCAGGCGGCACTGACATCCAGGCTGCCTGCGCCGCGGGCGCCCAACAGCCCGGCCACTCGGGGCGCGGCGGCCGGCGCCTGCTCCAGGAAGGACATGGTCGCCACCAGCACCATGCCGACCTCGGCGGGCTGGATGCCCGCCTGGGCCACCGCCTTGCGGGCCGCCTCCGCGGCCATCGTGACGACTGTCTCGTCCGGTCCCGCGAACCGCCGGGAAGTGATCCCGCAACGGCGGCGGATCCACTCGTCGCTGGAGTCGATGCGGGCGCAGATCTCGTCGTTGCCCACCACGCGGGTCGGCCGGTACACGCCGACACCCAGGATGCGCGCCCCGGGCGGGCGCTCGGCCGGACGCAGGGCGCCCATCACGTTCCCGCCCCGGCGGCCGCCGCTGCGGGCACGCTCACGACGGGCAGGTCGCCGTTCTCGTAGCGCCGCTTGCACGCCCGGCGCTGTACTTTCCCGCTGGAGGTCTTCGGCACGGTCCCGCGCCGCACGACGAGCACCTCGTCCGGGGTGATCCGATTGCGCCCCCGTACGGCCTCGTGCACCCGCCGGCATATCTCCTCGGCGCCCAGGGAGTTCAGCAGCCGGCCATCGGCCTCGACGAGCACGACGAGCCGCTCACGCTCACCGTCCTCGCTGGAGAAGGCGGCCGCGCAGTTGGGATGGGCGCCCGGGATCGCCAGCTCGGCGGAGAGCTCGATGTCCTGCGGATAGTGGTTGCGTCCCTTGCGGATGATGACGTCTTTCAGGCGCCCGGTCACAAACAGTTCCCCCTCGTGCAGAAACCCGAGGTCCCCG
This Streptomyces sp. NBC_01283 DNA region includes the following protein-coding sequences:
- a CDS encoding 3-oxoacyl-[acyl-carrier-protein] synthase III C-terminal domain-containing protein translates to MFVGWGSRHAQIRSVAGYHPHRAIVPAALSGAYAAQGDQARRPAAGTDGPPPGTEESLASMGARAAADAAARVGVDTDDVDCVLVASLSKRDQRQHLAHAVADRLEGTPRAALDVDATSGGFCSALELGRCLVSASTYDRVLVVGAERAHDTGTAEAAGTTGLHSAAGGGAVLLEAGDEPGICTPAWGEGATPAQVARAAVKRAGLRTQDIRALVSHRHPDGRVRREAATLLSLARDVTVAHDACLSGSASIASIPMAIATLLAEFPALSGELALLVGFGAELSLAAQVVRLP
- a CDS encoding pyridoxal-dependent decarboxylase is translated as MPRETETHADIPFGPEDTPWQKTFSGLRVVGGRPYGTPPSSDPRTAYIGVPEVPHHKVQLPPTGLDPEQYTEAEELFRRHIDTQTRNFAGYQVTSALDYEARLGHYLNRHLNNVGDPYQSSSYTLNSKVLERAVLDYFASLWHAKWPHDPQDPESYWGYVLTMGSSEGNLYGLWNARDYLSGKPLRTHPGRPDRAAFEQARRGEGPHAYHPVAFFSEDTHYSLTKAVRALDIDTFHALGSTRYPDENPLAPGTPWPREVPSTEHGAIDIEQLALLVRFFASRGYPILVSLNYGSTFKGAYDDVETVADTVRAICAEYGLDNRSVPRDRDRGTDSDGDQRSGFWLHVDGALGAGYAPYLEMARDAGMVEQAPPAFDFRIPDVHSLTMSGHKWMGTPWACGVFMTRTGLQMAPPRSSEYIGAADTTFAGSRNGFSSLLMWDYLARHSYDDQARLAAECDGLAAYTHEQLLLLQQQLGHDLWVARSPQSLTVRFRQPHADIVRRYSLSSETVHVQGAARAYVHLYAMRHLTRQRVDELIGELRQPGAFPLAPPADSTAGQRLPQ
- a CDS encoding alpha/beta fold hydrolase, with protein sequence MSADAAQGDYYHDLSYREDTAPIPTREGVELYCESTGEGIAITTLNNFFFTAPFWRDYTDELAKHHRVVSYDLCNHGHSTRMPEEPTWEEHAADLVGLLDALEIDSTYLLASSASTQLARDVALAYPDRVRGLVLAGPVIGPQMRRHRMLQRAWLRTLNSHDIPVLFAHMYPEFVSTEMIEEYGVPGFLGLRESFLAMSTPEELNNGLTLAQQGDASSELLTRIQAPTLIALGDDDILLGPTAGHELAAMFPNGRCAIMPKAGHVPFLDDPVGFQELVRKFIGEAEAHV
- a CDS encoding APC family permease codes for the protein MTSTPLPEGGARFQRTLTTPKIVFIIIAAAAPLAAMVFTVPLAFAIGTGPGVPAMFLFAGLTLLCFSAGYAAIARRISHMGGFYTHIAHGLGRRAAAGSGLLAVLAYNAATVGVLGAFAYFTQSVAAAHGLDLPWQLWAGLGLLLVAMLGHREANLSARLLSICMVCEIAILVALDIAVLVRHGGAALPSASFVPHEVFAPGLGVSVMFGFASFLGFESAALYGEEAKAPHRSVPRATVIAVLTVASFYALTSWVAVGALGPERVAAQAQGHLGDLFFLLSDSYLGHPATVTMQVLLCTSLFAAWLALHNAANRYMYALSRDGLLPSALHSTHAGHGSVHRASLVQSLISAVVVALFALAGLDPYVNMSTSMLGLGTLGIILLQAVASVAVIGYFRNRREGRWATVIAPALGALGLITAAVLVVSNFDVLTGTTEPAVTALPWLLLVAGGLGVAHASWLRRAHPDRYARLGGAAEPAAPPTAVPAPTAPAPTAPAPTAPAGDPSGSLSQAAP
- a CDS encoding NAD(P)H-dependent flavin oxidoreductase, with protein sequence MRATAAGVLGLEVSLLQSGMGGVAGTELACAVSNAGAAGCVGGYKLAGGALSAMLDRLVTGTDRPVGVNLIPEVVGPAELDRQVAQVLEETPQRVHLSFFGMPDDAVLDRVAAAGRQTVVQIGTADDGMHAAARGAVVVVQGTEAGGHLLGTSRRDDLVGTLRALVPDACLVASGGIGSPEEAERALAAGADGVLLGTAFVVAHESRAHARFKSAVTGADEADTVITDVYEIGWPGRRHRVLATSVTADPEQPTKFIGKTVVEGKPYLVPRFSSAVPTEATSGRIEEMALYCGQSCGAISGEVPAAGVVATFAQVLSGAAFVKTKERAESHVG
- a CDS encoding phosphopantetheine-binding protein translates to MSEPMQAIRAFIQGRNSKIGPLTEDLDLIDSRAIDSLAFVEFIFLLEELTGEPIDPEDLNLDDFRTLKALETRFFMKEAAC
- a CDS encoding diiron oxygenase, producing the protein MAVREIEPVVLDLDRLENLAETGYYNPYTMFDWPESIEPDLPWMSEGLTTLAGTPMWDELTREQQIALTRYEAINFFSLNIHGIRELMSEVVMRIHERTYADVSEFLHHFIGEENEHMWFFAQFCLRYGGKLYPAQPTLKADSVEHLSSVARELIVFARILIFEELVDYFNASMATDQSLPHIAREINRVHHQDESRHVAFGRMIFTHLLGQVAKRDPDEVPLVAEYLENYLQYSIGTLYNPAAYRDAGIPDALALRRKALEHPARVEAHDQVLKRTRKFLTKAGVGREVIA
- a CDS encoding 4'-phosphopantetheinyl transferase superfamily protein — translated: METSPVPAPHGPAEQFVAGRRAAAAALAAAGSLQRTVPRARDGRPLFPRGFAGSISHTDRLAIAAVVPGAEAVGVDIESAVITPRMAAFLLREQERRLLLAPIGPYTARDLFAAKEAAFKAMNGIDTLEEFLFWQIDLKQSDGALIATYRGESVPLWTRAEADLSFAVAIRR